The nucleotide window CGTCGGCTTCGTGCGTGATCAACAGGATCGTCCGTCCGGAGCGATGCAGTCCGTCCAACAGCCGCAACACCTCGTCGCTGGAATGCGAATCCAGATTGCCGGTCGGCTCGTCGGCCAGGATGATCGCCGGATCGGTGACCAAGGCCCGGGCGATGGCCACCCGCTGCTGCTGCCCGCCGGACAGTTCGTTCGGCCGGTGATCGGCTCGGTCGGCCAACCCGACCTGCTCCAATGCGGCAAGTGCACGGCGCTTGCGTTCGGCCTTCGGCATCCCGGCGTAGCACAGCGGCAACTCGACGTTGCGCCAGGCAGTCAACGTGGGCAGCAGATGGAACTGCTGGAAAACGAATCCGATTCGGCGGTTCCTGACCTGCGCAAGATCATCTTCACTCAGTTCTTCGACCGAGTCGCCGTCCAGCAGATAGCTGCCCGAGGTTGCGACGTCCAGGCAGCCGAGGATGTGCATCAGGGTGGATTTTCCCGAGCCGGACGGGCCGATGATCGCGACGTACTCGCCGGCCGTGACGCTCAGGCTGACTCCGCGCAGGGCCTGTACTTGTGCCGCGCCGGTGTTGTACGACTTGATCACGTCATGCAGTTCGACGATCACCGGTTGCGCGATCGCCGGGGTCGGATCGACGGCCGTCGCGGTCACCGGTTGCCCTGTCCGCCGCCGGGGAAGCCGCCGCCACCCGGGAAGCCGCCACTGCCGCCGGGGAAACCGCCGGTGCCCGTGCCGCCCAGGCCGCCGCCCTGCCTGGATCCGTTGCCGCTCTGGCCGCTCTGGGATCCGGTACGACCCGGGAGATTCAACGTGACCTTGACTTGATCACCTGCGGACAGGCCGCTCTCGACCACGGTCTGGTTTCCCAGTGTCTGGCCGATCGTGATCTTGGTCTGCACCGTCTTGTTGCCGACGACCTTCTGCACGACCGGCTCGTTGTTCGCCGTCTTGATCGCCATCGTCGGCACGGTCAACGCGTTCTGCAGTTGCTTGACGATGATCGACACGTCGGCGGAAGCACCGGCGTGCAGGCCCGTCGGGGATCCGGTGATCTTGATCGTCACCGGGAACGTGCTGCTGCCGCTGTCCGACGACTCAGCCATCACACCGACCGATTGCACGGTGCCGAAGACCGTGTCGCCACCGCTGGAGGGCGTGATCTTGGCCTGCAAGCCCTTCTTCACCGAGTCCAGGTCGGAGCTGTCGACCGAGGTGTTAACGATCCAGGAATCGGTGCTGATCACCGTGATCGCCGAGGACGACGAGGAGGAGGAGGACGAGCTGCTGCTGGTGGATCCCGATCCGATCCCACTGGTGCCGCCCGAACCGCCCGTATCGCCCGACCCACCCGAACCGCCCGACGAACCGGACGAACTGGAGCCCGTACTGTCTCCCG belongs to Microlunatus elymi and includes:
- a CDS encoding efflux RND transporter periplasmic adaptor subunit, whose amino-acid sequence is MSEGENESSGELDDTVERTDLLIETPAEPRHKRRWLPLVIAGVLVLAIAGGVLTWQLLGNRSTAAISRDQTYTVSKQTLQQTVGATGTLEPAKQSDLSFSSSGTVTKVDVQVGDKVKKGDVLAKIEDASLQADVDSTKAALQAAEDDLASLQDDDSSTAAQLSSAKASVKLKKSELAQAKDALKGADLTAPFAGVVAEVGISAGDSTGSSSSGSSGGSGGSGDTGGSGGTSGIGSGSTSSSSSSSSSSSSAITVISTDSWIVNTSVDSSDLDSVKKGLQAKITPSSGGDTVFGTVQSVGVMAESSDSGSSTFPVTIKITGSPTGLHAGASADVSIIVKQLQNALTVPTMAIKTANNEPVVQKVVGNKTVQTKITIGQTLGNQTVVESGLSAGDQVKVTLNLPGRTGSQSGQSGNGSRQGGGLGGTGTGGFPGGSGGFPGGGGFPGGGQGNR
- a CDS encoding ABC transporter ATP-binding protein — its product is MTATAVDPTPAIAQPVIVELHDVIKSYNTGAAQVQALRGVSLSVTAGEYVAIIGPSGSGKSTLMHILGCLDVATSGSYLLDGDSVEELSEDDLAQVRNRRIGFVFQQFHLLPTLTAWRNVELPLCYAGMPKAERKRRALAALEQVGLADRADHRPNELSGGQQQRVAIARALVTDPAIILADEPTGNLDSHSSDEVLRLLDGLHRSGRTILLITHEADVAEAAGRVIQVRDGKVVDDHEAADRDHHLHPAGKPAVDRLAVAKRKSGQSGRAESGRADGTTQ